A single window of Saccharomyces kudriavzevii IFO 1802 strain IFO1802 genome assembly, chromosome: 16 DNA harbors:
- the NCE102 gene encoding Nce102p (similar to Saccharomyces cerevisiae FHN1 (YGR131W) and NCE102 (YPR149W); ancestral locus Anc_3.493), producing the protein MLAPADNILRIINFLFLVIVIGLISSLLNTQDRNSSRVNFCMFAAAYGIFTDSLYGVFANFFEPLAWPLVLFTLDFLNFVFTFTAGTVLAVGIRAHSCNNRSYVDSNGITQGSGTRCRQAQAAVAFLYFSCAIFLAKTLMSVFNMISNGAFGSGSFSKRRRTGQVGVPTISQV; encoded by the coding sequence ATGTTGGCCCCAGCTGATAACATTTTACGTATAATAAACTTCCTATTTTTGGTCATTGTGATCGGTTTGATCAGTTCATTGTTGAATACCCAAGATAGAAACAGTTCAAGAGTAAACTTTTGTATGTTTGCTGCTGCGTATGGTATATTCACCGATTCATTGTACGGTGTCTTTGCCAACTTCTTTGAACCATTGGCATGGCCGCTAGTTCTGTTCACATTGgactttttgaactttgTCTTCACCTTTACTGCCGGTACCGTATTGGCTGTCGGTATCAGAGCTCACTCGTGCAACAACCGTTCATACGTTGACAGCAACGGAATTACTCAAGGTTCAGGTACTAGATGTAGACAAGCTCAAGCCGCTGTTGCATTCCTTTACTTCTCTTGTGCCATCTTCTTGGCCAAGACTCTAATGTCTGTTTTCAACATGATCTCCAATGGTGCCTTCGGCTCTGGCTCTTTCtccaagagaagaagaaccgGCCAAGTCGGTGTTCCAACCATTTCTCAAGTTTAA
- the SUE1 gene encoding Sue1p (similar to Saccharomyces cerevisiae SUE1 (YPR151C); ancestral locus Anc_3.496), which yields MILLRKTKIRGLPFTRIRSSVTLARIQRRTHTRLVNPIRQQHQQITKQRSSKIFKNVHFYDFRSLPKVPTTQYLEARELTRDILYSGYRPVMYPVKENPLFRDKKRDSLQMLLAPDEAPAAEAKATEKDMHKNVLFGERGTGGISSGGVNGTWKYNPTVPNELLPFNWWSTSSMGMEYFPEWKNVPSYMMRKLKPFDKSLQQPLKCKSKKKLKMK from the coding sequence ATGATTTTATTgagaaaaaccaaaattaGGGGGCTCCCTTTTACAAGAATAAGAAGCTCGGTGACGCTCGCACGTATACAAAGAAGGACGCACACCAGGCTAGTGAACCCAATAAGGCAGCAGCATCAACAGATCACCAAGCAAAGAAGCTCCAAGATTTTTAAAAACGTACATTTCTATGATTTTAGGTCACTGCCCAAGGTGCCCACCACGCAGTACTTAGAGGCTAGGGAGCTCACTCGGGATATCCTATACAGCGGATATAGGCCGGTTATGTACCCTGTGAAGGAAAACCCGCTATTCAGAGACAAGAAGAGGGACTCCTTGCAAATGCTGTTAGCGCCAGACGAGGCGCCAGCTGCGGAGGCCAAAGCTACTGAAAAAGACATGCATAAAAACGTACTGTTTGGCGAGCGTGGTACAGGCGGCATATCGTCAGGTGGAGTGAACGGCACGTGGAAGTACAACCCCACCGTGCCCAACGAACTACTGCCCTTCAATTGGTGGTCCACGTCCAGCATGGGGATGGAGTACTTTCCTGAATGGAAAAACGTACCTTCATACATGatgagaaaattgaaaccCTTTGATAAATCACTGCAACAACCGTTAAAGTgcaagagcaagaaaaaattaaaaatgaagtaa
- the URN1 gene encoding Urn1p (similar to Saccharomyces cerevisiae URN1 (YPR152C); ancestral locus Anc_3.498), whose protein sequence is MWQEFKTPAGIRYYYNKKTKQSQWENPDFKIFSDQENVEKALRMERKPTFSLELIDAWHLVICNDGTKFYYNSDSKVFKNEISQESDSQCSALVESLDKEKLVLLIGVARGYDMRDEDVDKIFESLNEEINLFKKNQNEAGRVDEANEEPGDVNPPLKEHHTGLISGYGSSSEEEEEEEEEEEEDDGEQDLNKDATIIDDLNQIDTGDADERGLFFRLFDRYELDKFSTWSLQSKKIENDPDFYTIGDDAVREGFFEEWCGHEHSDSAAAEASGSEDVGDVLEPTKYHYLAQILAKAGTIPPDAVPQDIRKQQKELYKAYRIKEYVPSKREQDKFVSQLLFYYKTFSLEQRKEIFQDCLRDHERDFAGAVKSIRRESGLISQWQAVLEAPADGASVEEVLLNIEYRCNIVVAADPRYYVVGILDKTMVWVRWLAAEGEPSGRFTPAGAGSRPISPE, encoded by the coding sequence ATGTGGCAAGAATTCAAGACTCCTGCAGGCATAAGATACTACTATAACAAGAAGACGAAGCAATCTCAATGGGAAAATCCCgatttcaagattttctcTGACCAGGAGAACGTTGAGAAAGCGCTTCGGATGGAGAGAAAGCCCACGTTTTCGTTGGAACTGATAGATGCTTGGCACCTGGTGATATGCAATGATGGTACAAAGTTTTACTACAACAGCGACTCCAaggttttcaaaaatgagaTCAGCCAAGAGAGCGACTCCCAGTGTTCAGCATTGGTTGAATCACTGGACAAGGAGAAACTGGTTCTCTTGATTGGTGTCGCTAGGGGCTATGACATGCGAGATGAGGACGTCGACAAGATCTTTGAATCCTTAAACGAAGAGATTAACctattcaaaaaaaaccaaaatgaAGCGGGAAGAGTTGACGAGGCAAACGAAGAGCCGGGTGACGTAAATCCTCCATTGAAGGAACACCACACCGGGCTAATCAGTGGGTATGGCTCATCCTcagaggaggaggaggaggaggaggaggaggaggaggaggacGATGGGGAACAAGATTTGAACAAAGATGCAACCATAATCGATGATCTAAACCAGATCGATACAGGCGATGCGGACGAGCGCGGTCTATTTTTCCGGTTATTCGATAGGTACGAACTGGATAAGTTCTCCACGTGGTCATTGCAGAGCAAGAAAATCGAAAACGATCCCGATTTTTACACAATTGGAGACGACGCGGTCCGAGAAGGCTTTTTCGAAGAGTGGTGTGGCCACGAGCATAGCGACAGTGCTGCCGCCGAGGCAAGTGGCAGCGAAGACGTTGGCGATGTACTGGAGCCAACAAAATACCACTATCTGGCACAGATCCTTGCCAAAGCGGGAACAATCCCCCCCGACGCCGTCCCGCAAGATATCAGGAAACAGCAAAAGGAGCTATACAAGGCGTACAGAATCAAGGAGTACGTGCCATCAAAGCGGGAGCAAGACAAGTTTGTGTCGCAGCTGTTGTTCTACTACAAGACGTTCAGTTTGGAACAACGAAAGGAAATCTTCCAGGATTGTTTACGGGACCACGAGCGAGACTTTGCAGGCGCGGTCAAGTCTATTCGCCGAGAAAGTGGGCTCATCAGTCAATGGCAGGCGGTCTTGGAAGCACCCGCCGATGGCGCCAGTGTAGAAGAGGTGCTGTTGAATATCGAGTATCGGTGTAACATAGTGGTGGCGGCGGACCCGCGATACTACGTAGTCGGCATCTTAGACAAAACTATGGTCTGGGTGCGGTGGCTAGCCGCCGAGGGTGAGCCATCCGGCCGGTTTACCCCAGCGGGCGCGGGGAGTCGTCCGATAAGTCCGGAGTGA
- the MAY24 gene encoding May24p (similar to Saccharomyces cerevisiae YPR153W; ancestral locus Anc_3.500): MRSFVTNNDIPVGYVTPKFPSLYWPINSSRYNIAFLYYISDIWKFSLYWTLIFNGAFYVTTGLYASLTHRKKGGSIWIFVMYVIYGGVQGLTTGTVMGFLIGAIYRSGLFSMSTWIPLCCAVVQILFDVILGYSMIGSVM; this comes from the exons ATGAG ATCTTTTGTCACAAACAATGATATACCAGTTGGCTACGTAACGCCAAAGTTTCCATCCTTATATTGGCCCATCAACAGTTCGAGGTACAACATCGCATTTTTGTACTATATCTCTgatatttggaaattttcgCTTTACTGGACCCTGATATTCAATGGTGCATTTTATGTGACTACTGGCTTATACGCTAGCTTGACGCACAGGAAAAAGGGCGGTAGTATATGGATATTCGTCATGTACGTTATTTATGGTGGTGTGCAAGGCTTAACCACTGGTACAGTCATGGGGTTTCTCATAGGCGCAATCTACAGATCTGGTCTGTTTTCCATGTCGACATGGATTCCACTCTGTTGCGCAGTGGTCCAAATCCTCTTCGACGTGATACTAGGTTACTCCATGATAGGATCTGTTATGTGA
- the PIN3 gene encoding Pin3p (similar to Saccharomyces cerevisiae LSB1 (YGR136W) and PIN3 (YPR154W); ancestral locus Anc_3.501) produces the protein MSASLINRSLTTIRTELDFLKESNVISSDVFDQINKSLPVRWNPSSAARDTSSASLEYVEALYQFDPQQDGDLGLKPGDKVQLLEKLSPEWYKGSCNGRVGIFPANYVKPAFSGSNGSSNLPPPPQYKAQELQQAPTQNSAVSSYQQQPFPPPSTNYYQQPQQQPQQAPPQQQPSSHNHLKSFGSKLGNAAIFGAGASIGSDIVNSIF, from the coding sequence ATGTCTGCTTCATTGATTAATCGTTCTTTAACGACCATTAGAACAGAATTAgattttttaaaagaatCGAATGTCATCTCAAGTGACGTTTTTGATCAGATAAATAAGAGCCTACCTGTGAGATGGAATCCTTCCAGCGCCGCTCGCGACACCAGCTCAGCATCTTTGGAATATGTGGAGGCCCTTTATCAATTCGATCCTCAACAAGATGGTGATCTAGGCTTGAAACCAGGGGACAAGGTCCAACTCTTGGAGAAATTGTCTCCAGAGTGGTACAAGGGTAGTTGTAATGGCCGTGTCGGTATCTTCCCCGCTAACTACGTCAAGCCGGCCTTTTCTGGTTCTAACGGATCATCGAATCTTCCACCACCTCCACAATATAAAGCTCAAGAATTACAGCAAGCTCCAACGCAAAATAGTGCTGTTTCATcttatcaacaacaaccaTTCCCTCCTCCTTCCACTAACTATTACCAACAACCGCAACAGCAGCCACAACAAGCTCCTCCTCAACAGCAGCCAAGTTCTCATAATCATTTGAAGAGCTTCGGTAGCAAGTTAGGTAACGCTGCCATCTTCGGCGCAGGTGCTAGTATTGGGTCGGATATCGTCAACAGTATCTTCTAA
- the NCA2 gene encoding Nca2p (similar to Saccharomyces cerevisiae NCA2 (YPR155C); ancestral locus Anc_3.502) — protein MITNRRILKSFEEVQHSLEESLREVALDSHQQLLRDVRKENKELSKLQDQLQQVRSIVEKVCLSIKSDKVNSYYPVPFGSLYNVCKNIADPSSFGDGDLKRLVSQTIFEYIILLCYYSVTNECVQGLPAVYEAEQYFKRVSDSTLRSFIYCFQTSASNIRLLSQNVQKEIKKRRSLHQTWSLKALSFDLLKSIRPRINKFMVVRNFRFVGLPKKPIDIASLLSDIPRGVVHERLEIINQSSKDYTIKLGNLIAEFDQPSDGNNDPSELNLHNYEKRLKSLQSFFELSMSDSNLTDIVKCSASFHKDHPLRKFIKPSVLTRYWPSMLLCLLYGPSSIMTLWNSRYIIKDFIMNNVVDFAKGLILNWLWAPLKQVWSTVRHDEGSAISVTSQETLNSDMDSLTRMIVSFVVDNSDSATNHPIDPILLSTKVEHGDLTEFMEIYETQLHHPIKNIATGGLVRSLLIQLQKTKVDGSMALNGIDKMLKSQQLVFGVVALSPALVILYSFSVALKRFIKLGNVWSNVKCYREQIGISLNNVERILNYSNQSADSDEKHLNQGLLVIEVSNLYKLGSFLIPHSRRKEWFRDVEELVDTNLDSNAHINVVNRIYHVYGRFLLH, from the coding sequence ATGATCACCAATAGGCGAATTTTAAAGTCTTTTGAGGAGGTACAGCATTCATTAGAGGAATCACTACGTGAAGTTGCCTTGGATTCACATCAACAACTGCTCCGAGATGTTcgcaaagaaaataaagaactGAGTAAACTGCAGGATCAATTACAACAGGTCAGATCCATTGTCGAAAAAGTTTGCCTTTCGATCAAGAGTGATAAGGTCAATTCCTATTATCCAGTACCCTTTGGTTCGCTGTACAATGTTTGCAAAAACATTGCAGACCCTTCATCCTTTGGAGATGGAGATCTTAAACGCCTCGTGAGCCAAACCATATTCGAATACATCATCCTATTATGCTACTATTCAGTGACTAATGAATGCGTCCAAGGTTTGCCAGCCGTATATGAAGCTGAACAATACTTCAAGAGGGTTAGCGATTCAACATTAAGGTCATTTATTTATTGTTTCCAAACTTCAGCTTCAAATATACGTCTTTTATCTCAAAATGTccagaaagaaataaaaaagagaaggtCGCTACATCAAACATGGTCATTAAAGGCTCTATCGTTcgatttattgaaaagcaTACGTCCCAGAATAAACAAGTTTATGGTAGTGCGAAACTTCAGATTTGTGGGGCTACCGAAGAAGCCGATTGATATAGCATCTTTGCTTTCAGATATCCCACGCGGTGTGGTTCACGAAAGACTTGAGATTATAAATCAATCATCAAAGGATTACACTATCAAACTGGGGAATTTAATTGCTGAATTTGACCAACCATCAGATGGAAACAACGACCCGTCCGAATTGAATTTACATAATTACGAAAAGCGTCTAAAATCCTTGCAGAGTTTCTTCGAGTTATCAATGTCTGATTCAAATCTAACAGATATTGTTAAATGTTCAGCAAGTTTTCATAAAGATCACCCACTGAGGAAATTTATTAAGCCAAGCGTGTTGACTAGATATTGGCCTTCGATGTTGCTATGTCTTTTGTATGGACCGTCATCCATAATGACTTTATGGAATTCTCGGTATATTATTAAGGATTTCATTATGAATAACGTTGTTGATTTTGCCAAGGGTTTGATTTTAAACTGGCTGTGGGCTCCTCTCAAGCAAGTTTGGTCCACTGTGAGACATGATGAAGGAAGTGCCATTTCAGTAACGTCCCAGGAAACTTTAAATTCTGATATGGATTCTCTTACGAGAATGATCGTTAGCTTCGTTGTAGATAATAGTGACTCGGCCACTAACCACCCAATAGACCCTATTTTATTAAGCACCAAAGTCGAACACGGTGATCTGACTGAATTCATGGAGATATACGAAACACAATTACACCAtccaataaaaaatatagcTACTGGTGGGCTAGTTAGATCTTTATTGATCCAACTGCAAAAGACAAAAGTTGATGGCTCTATGGCGTTGAATGGTATTGATAAGATGTTAAAATCCCAACAACTGGTGTTCGGAGTTGTAGCGTTATCCCCAGCTTTAGTAATACTATATTCCTTTAGTGTGgcattgaaaagatttATCAAGTTGGGCAACGTGTGGTCCAATGTTAAATGTTATAGGGAGCAAATTGGTATAAGCCTGAATAATGTGGAGAGGATACTGAACTATTCTAATCAAAGTGCCGACTCCGATGAAAAACACTTAAACCAAGGTCTATTAGTGATTGAGGTCTCTAATTTATATAAATTGGGAAGTTTCTTAATCCCacattcaagaagaaaagaatggttTAGAGACGTGGAAGAATTGGTAGACACTAATCTCGACTCCAACGCTCATATAAACGTTGTCAACAGAATATACCATGTATATGGTAGATTTTTGCTGCATTAG
- the TPO3 gene encoding spermine transporter (similar to Saccharomyces cerevisiae TPO2 (YGR138C) and TPO3 (YPR156C); ancestral locus Anc_3.503), whose translation MNRQESINSFNSDETSSLSDVESQQPQQYIPSENGSKSNMAPNQLKLTRTETVKSLQDMGVSSKAPIPDVNAPQSSKNKIFPEEYTLETPTGLVPVATLHSIGRTSTAISRTRTRQIDGASTPSSNEDALESDNNEKGKEGDSSGANDEAPGLDPEIEFVTFVTDDPENPHNWPGWIRWSYTVLLSILVICVAYGSACISGGLGTVQKKYHVGLEAAILSCSLMVLGFSLGPLIWSPVSDLYGRRVAYFVSMGLYVIFNIPCALAPNLGCLLVCRFLCGVWSSSGLCLVGGSIADMFPSETRGKAIAFFAFAPYVGPVVGPLVNGFISVSTGRMDLIFWVNMAFAGVMWIIASAIPETYAPVILKRKAARLRKETGNPKIMTEQEAQGISMGEMMKACLLRPLYFSVTEPVLVATCFYVCLIYSLLYAFFFAFPVIFGELYGYKDNLVGLMFIPIVIGALWALATTFYCENKYLAIVKQRKPTPEDRLMGAKIGAPFAAIALWILGATAYKHIIWVGPASAGLAFGFGMVLIYYSLNNYIIDCYVQYASSALATKVFLRSAGGAAFPLFTIQMYHKLNLHWGSWLLAFISTAMIALPFAFSYWGKDLRHKLSKKDYSIDSIE comes from the coding sequence ATGAACAGACAGGAATCCATAAACTCATTTAATTCAGACGAAACGTCGTCGTTATCAGATGTGGAAAGTCAACAGCCACAACAATATATTCCCTCAGAAAATGGATCAAAGTCCAACATGGCTCCCAATCAACTGAAGTTAACTCGGACGGAAACCGTCAAATCCTTGCAAGACATGGGTGTGAGCTCCAAGGCCCCTATTCCAGATGTTAACGCTCCTCAATCCagtaaaaataagattTTCCCTGAGGAGTATACTTTAGAAACCCCTACCGGGTTGGTTCCCGTCGCCACCCTACATTCCATAGGAAGAACTTCGACAGCGATCTCTCGTACAAGAACCAGACAAATCGATGGTGCTTCTACGCCATCCTCCAATGAGGATGCTTTGGAGAGcgataataatgaaaagggTAAAGAGGGCGACTCTAGTGGTGCTAATGATGAGGCGCCAGGCCTAGATCCAGAAATTGAATTCGTCACTTTTGTCACCGATGATCCAGAAAACCCTCACAACTGGCCCGGATGGATCCGTTGGTCCTATACTGTCCTGCTGTCCATATTAGTTATCTGCGTTGCCTACGGCTCTGCTTGTATCAGTGGTGGGTTGGGGACTGTCCAGAAGAAATATCATGTCGGCTTGGAAGCCGCCATTTTGTCATGTTCTTTGATGGTTCTTGGGTTCTCCTTGGGTCCCTTGATTTGGTCTCCGGTTAGTGACTTATACGGTAGAAGAGTTGCTTACTTTGTCTCCATGGGTCTTTAtgtcattttcaacattccTTGTGCGTTAGCCCCCAATCTAGGTTGTCTCCTAGTCTGTAGGTTTTTATGTGGTGTTTGGTCGTCTTCAGGTCTATGTCTAGTCGGTGGGTCCATTGCCGATATGTTCCCAAGTGAAACGAGAGGTAAGGCCATTGCTTTCTTCGCCTTCGCTCCTTACGTTGGTCCCGTCGTGGGTCCATTGGTTAATGGTTTCATTTCTGTTTCTACCGGTCGTATGGACCTGATCTTTTGGGTCAACATGGCCTTTGCAGGTGTTATGTGGATCATCGCCTCTGCTATTCCAGAAACGTATGCCCCagttattttgaaaagaaaggctGCCAGATTAAGAAAGGAGACTGGTAACCCTAAGATTATGACTGAACAAGAGGCCCAAGGTATTAGTATGGGTGAAATGATGAAGGCTTGTTTGTTAAGGCCTTTATATTTCTCCGTCACAGAACCTGTTCTGGTCGCCACTTGTTTCTACGTGTGTTTGATTTACTCTCTATTATATGCGTTCTTCTTTGCCTTCCCTGTCATTTTTGGTGAATTGTACGGCTACAAAGATAACCTTGTTGGTTTAATGTTTATTCCAATTGTTATCGGCGCCCTTTGGGCCTTAGCCACCACTTTCTATTGTGAGAACAAATATTTAGCAATTGTCAAACAACGTAAGCCTACTCCTGAAGATCGTTTGATGGGTGCCAAAATCGGCGCTCCATTTGCTGCTATTGCTCTTTGGATCTTGGGTGCGACCGCTTATAAACATATCATCTGGGTCGGCCCAGCTTCAGCTGGTCTAGCTTTTGGTTTTGGTATGGTGTTGATTTATTATTCATTGAATAATTACATTATCGATTGCTACGTCCAATATGCATCCAGTGCTTTGGCCACAAAGGTTTTCTTAAGATCTGCTGGTGGTGCTGCTTTCCCATTGTTTACCATTCAAATGTACCACAAGCTGAACCTACATTGGGGTTCTTGGTTATTGGCTTTCATCTCTACTGCTATGATCGCTTTGCcttttgcattttcatACTGGGGTAAAGATTTGAGACATAAATTGTCCAAGAAAGATTACTCCATAGATAGTATTGAATAA
- the TDA6 gene encoding Tda6p (similar to Saccharomyces cerevisiae VPS62 (YGR141W) and TDA6 (YPR157W); ancestral locus Anc_3.505): protein MLFERLLLWFLMVDVSVVQALVLPPLENYDPLEPLMKGDISMSQRNKIQFHGQLPPILNPVDVENDQRTLHVPGKIPSYVINHCPLVHLYSEEKYWPSDIAEYVQNFQIKDKRGNCMPTHENLTLHDLKAEYSADLFGNGSETLIPSGEVFLTSLDDFDKDPTWLLGHPPEYGTGYNSRAPAVLVVVDKGNGWVDAFWFFFYPFNHGPFIMGQGPWGNHVGDWEHSLVRFYNGIPKYLWMSAHSSGTGYRYEAVEKFKKLRKRKQQDDDDDNDGNNILERPLIFSARGTHANYASTGQHAHDIPFFFMPLSDFTDRGPLWDPSLNFYSYTFDGKTVTPSTEREKSLGLDWLHFQGGWGDQQLPAKDPRQKWCVAQWKYIGGPRGPLFKKLDRLNLCGGVKKWNFWNGGCPARRLIKKAEGMDAEKTDLMGDNCGILLYKIRPKWLRGLLRLLMWRGMLCSLMEFFTN from the coding sequence ATGCTGTTCGAGCGCTTATTGCTGTGGTTCTTGATGGTTGACGTAAGCGTCGTACAGGCGCTCGTCCTTCCTCCCTTAGAAAACTACGATCCCTTGGAGCCGCTCATGAAAGGAGATATATCAATGTCCCAACGTAACAAGATTCAATTTCATGGCCAATTGCCGCCCATACTAAACCCTGTCGATGTGGAAAATGACCAAAGAACTTTGCATGTCCCCGGGAAGATCCCGTCATATGTTATCAATCACTGTCCCTTAGTTCATCTCTATAGTGAGGAGAAGTATTGGCCCTCTGACATTGCCGAGTATGtgcaaaattttcaaatcaagGACAAGCGCGGCAATTGCATGCCGACTCACGAAAACTTGACATTACATGATCTGAAGGCCGAATACAGCGCAGACTTGTTTGGCAATGGAAGCGAAACCCTTATTCCCAGCGGAGAGGTGTTTTTGACCAGTTTGGACGATTTTGACAAGGATCCTACATGGCTGCTGGGCCATCCTCCGGAATACGGGACAGGGTACAACTCCAGGGCACCTGCGGTCCTGGTCGTGGTCGACAAGGGCAATGGATGGGTTGATGcgttttggttttttttctatccATTCAATCATGGTCCCTTCATTATGGGCCAGGGCCCCTGGGGCAATCATGTCGGTGATTGGGAACACTCCTTGGTCAGGTTTTACAACGGTATACCAAAGTATCTTTGGATGAGTGCGCATTCTAGTGGGACTGGCTATAGATACGaagctgttgaaaaattcaagaagttaaggaagaggaaacagcaagatgacgatgacgataaCGACGGAAACAATATACTCGAGAGACCGTTGATTTTTAGCGCTAGAGGCACTCACGCTAACTATGCATCTACGGGGCAACATGCTCATGAtattccctttttttttatgccATTGAGCGACTTCACCGACCGTGGACCCCTATGGGATCCATCTCTGAATTTTTACTCCTACACCTTTGATGGTAAGACTGTGACCCCTTCTACAGAACGAGAAAAATCGCTCGGTTTGGATTGGTTGCATTTCCAAGGCGGGTGGGGTGATCAACAACTGCCAGCTAAGGACCCAAGACAAAAATGGTGCGTAGCCCAATGGAAATATATCGGAGGTCCTCGCGGGCCcttgttcaagaaattggatAGATTGAATCTGTGTGGTGGTGTAAAGAAATGGAATTTCTGGAATGGGGGGTGCCCCGCAAGAAGATTGATCAAGAAAGCTGAGGGGATGGATGCTGAAAAGACGGACCTTATGGGTGACAATTGTGGTATTTTACTTTATAAAATTAGACCAAAATGGTTAAGAGGACTTTTAAGACTTTTGATGTGGAGAGGTATGCTCTGCTCCCTCATGGAATTTTTTACtaattga
- the CUR1 gene encoding Cur1p (similar to Saccharomyces cerevisiae BTN2 (YGR142W) and CUR1 (YPR158W); ancestral locus Anc_3.506): MLGLLPPLFCSEQHKIVNNAKSNLMAATCICQPNLLEINVSDGPLNMIRKRRKIQQPLSGSFLRENKRQPQFSLRKINHCYILSFYREITCQLITEILQKRISRLWGKLYIPSYELISDNRGNQIYVEQGVEEDKLVSEIMKRVNPSLIDLEATQTLFDDYHLELSHLGNSISVSSSRDCFHKEFSFNSITDGKFKIRGTSVSADGFGKIYGVMWVEIPFLNENSLHNDCSMSKFSAFHGQMENPDDIEQEIRAFNISRNKQERIIKREVSRRFKEQEELYGHQEVIQGQTLKDRLEN; encoded by the coding sequence ATGCTAGGACTCCTTCCACcccttttttgttcagaACAGCATAAGATCGTCAATAACGCAAAAAGCAATTTGATGGCTGCCACATGCATTTGCCAACCCAATCTTCTTGAGATCAATGTGTCTGATGGGCCATTAAATATGattagaaagagaagaaaaatacagcAGCCACTGTCGGGATCGTTCCTTCGAGAAAACAAACGTCAACCGCAGTTTTCTTTGCGAAAGATAAATCACTGTTATATACTGTCGTTCTATAGAGAGATCACATGCCAACTCATCACAGAAATTCTacaaaagagaatatcCAGGCTATGGGGAAAACTATACATACCGTCTTATGAACTGATATCGGATAATCGAGGCAATCAAATTTATGTGGAACAAGGAGTCGAAGAAGATAAGCTTGTCTctgaaataatgaaaagagTAAATCCCAGTCTTATTGATTTAGAAGCGACACAGACACTATTCGATGATTATCATCTAGAGTTATCACACTTGGGTAATAGCATCAGCGTATCAAGTTCACGTGATTGTTTTCACAAGgaattttccttcaatagTATTACCGATGGCAAGTTCAAAATCCGTGGAACCAGCGTATCGGCGGATGGCTTCGGAAAGATTTATGGCGTTATGTGGGTTGAAATCCCTTTCCTCAATGAAAATAGCTTACACAACGACTGCTCGATGAGCAAGTTTTCAGCTTTTCACGGCCAGATGGAAAATCCCGATGATatagaacaagaaataagaGCTTTCAATATTAGCCGAAATAAGCAAGAGAGAATTATTAAAAGGGAAGTGTCCAGAAGATTTaaagagcaagaagaaCTATATGGTCATCAGGAAGTCATTCAAGGCCAAACACTGAAAGACAGGCTAGAAAATTAG